The Candidozyma auris chromosome 1, complete sequence genome includes a region encoding these proteins:
- the HIS3 gene encoding imidazoleglycerol-phosphate dehydratase HIS3, producing the protein MSRSATIKRDTNETKIQIALSLDGGHIALQESIFPKKVEDDHATQSSSAQVISVQTGIGFLDHMLHALAKHSGWSLIVECIGDLHIDDHHTAEDVGITLGLTFHKALGQVKGVKRFGSGFAPLDEALSRAVVDLSNRPYAVIELGLKREKIGDLSCEMIPHVLESFAQGAAITIHVDCLRGFNDHHRAESAFKALAVAIKEAISRTGTNDVPSTKGVLF; encoded by the coding sequence ATGTCCAGATCCGCCACAATAAAAAGAGACACAAATGAAACAAAGATTCAAATAGCCCTCTCATTGGATGGTGGTCACATCGCCCTACAAGAGTCGATATTTCCCAAGAAGGTCGAGGACGACCACGCTACACAGCTGAGCCTGGCGCAAGTGATCCTGGTCCAGACTGGTATTGGTTTCTTAGACCACATGTTACATGCGTTGGCCAAACACTCAGGTTGGTCTCTTATAGTCGAATGCATTGGCGACTTGCACATCGATGATCACCACACAGCAGAAGATGTTGGTATTACGCTAGGCCTCACTTTCCATAAAGCGTTGGGCCAGGTAAAAGGAGTGAAGAGATTTGGCTCTGGTTTCGCCCCCTTGGATGAGGCATTAAGCCGAGCAGTCGTTGACTTGTCCAACAGACCGTATGCTGTCATAGAGTTGGGGTtaaagagagagaaaattgGCGATTTGTCGTGTGAGATGATACCTCACGTTCTCGAGAGTTTTGCCCAGGGTGCTGCGATCACCATCCATGTTGACTGCTTGAGAGGATTCAACGACCACCACAGAGCCGAGAGTGCTTTTAAAGCTTTGGCCGTCGCTATAAAGGAGGCTATAAGCAGAACTGGCACCAATGATGTTCCCAGTACCAAGGgtgttttgttttga
- the KIC1 gene encoding putative serine/threonine protein kinase produces the protein MSSTDSFRRTEVIGQGKFGVVYKGYNIKTKQVVAIKVLELDTQYDEVVDVQQEIQFLADLKSAPNVTHYHGSFLSGTKLWIIMDYCAGGSVRTLLKAGVFEEKYISIIVRETLLALSAVHKLGVIHRDLKAANILITNEGNVRVCDFGVAAQLTSYSHKRTTMAGTPFWMAPEVIREGDQYNVKADIWSLGITVYEIATGNPPYSDKSSNWAMTMIAKSTPPRLEGREYPQALKECIALCLDENPDERPSADELMKCKLVKQYKGIPTSILKELVSRYLLWRDKNSRRDSVFYNVGADSENGENSKDENQLQVKWDFDSLSSREYIMENDIHINELEGHFPYLRDEHEDDPNNYTIMSQPHQASTIQPHSKYSSGSNSNTIAQSSKQASGKLQSAFNEQTSSRKSPGSPSNVPKSLREMFEEYDESTQESDNVFEDPRLPALSSVKEGHRTESPTIEIPDMESLAQISSTNKELSSASQSNKSNSSKIGHKQMSHDTLPVLNRPPALVHSQSASAALEPRNGSPSSTRPRKKTISNTHGSHNVFTQSAPRSPLSQGPNHEASLRHQTPSPVAPNPGAHDQNVALSPSKSMRALHSSGNPMLQPINFKMSADNSTHSSTNKEGATNGHASQVGNSVPNPKIGPVPNPVKSKREKPSLRIQMPVPNPSVNLMSALTSEDAEKRGILTNLNTGHSNSENINQFGINPALVGNVTSMTPVTEKDSQLGEPLEIRDAQTRNQPSSAQKKMSAMSGPKTAPITSSAANNYFVPRVNPTQAAHSGASISASTTPVSAKQPPKFPPIPPIKSELFSDSTPKANLTAELEQMLKLFSQGLDALEHSLHS, from the coding sequence ATGTCTTCAACAGATTCCTTCAGACGCACCGAGGTGATCGGTCAGGGTAAGTTTGGGGTTGTTTATAAGGGCTACAAtatcaaaacaaaacaagTGGTGGCAATTAAAGTCCTAGAGCTAGATACTCAGTATGACgaggttgttgatgttcaGCAGGAGATACAGTTTCTTGCCGATCTTAAAAGCGCCCCAAATGTGACGCACTACCATGGCTCGTTTCTCAGTGGCACCAAGCTTTGGATCATTATGGACTACTGTGCTGGTGGATCTGTACGCACATTGCTCAAAGCAGGTGTGTTTGAGGAAAAGTATATTTCTATTATCGTCAGAGAAACCCTTCTAGCCCTACTGGCGGTGCACAAGTTAGGAGTTATTCATCGAGACCTAAAGGCCGCAAATATCTTGATCACAAACGAAGGCAATGTAAGAGTGTGTGATTTCGGCGTTGCTGCTCAGCTCACAAGTTACTCGCACAAGAGAACAACAATGGCTGGTACCCCCTTCTGGATGGCTCCTGAAGTAATTCGTGAAGGGGACCAATACAACGTCAAAGCAGATATTTGGTCGTTGGGTATAACAGTCTACGAGATCGCTACAGGTAATCCACCGTACTCGGATAAGTCTTCCAACTGGGCGATGACCATGATAGCTAAGCTGACGCCACCACGGCtagaaggaagagaatACCCACAAGCTTTGAAAGAGTGTATTGCTCTCTGTCTTGACGAAAACCCTGACGAGAGACCGTCTGCTGACGAACTTATGAAATGTAAGTTAGTTAAGCAATACAAAGGTATACCAACAAGTattctcaaagagcttgtttCGCGATATTTGCTTTGGCGTGACAAGAATTCAAGGCGGGATTCAGTCTTTTACAACGTTGGTGCTGATCTGGAGAATGGTGAAAATAGTAAAGATGAAAATCAGCTTCAAGTGAAGTGGGATTTCGACTCCTTAAGCAGCAGAGAGTACATCATGGAAAACGATATACATATCAACGAACTAGAAGGGCATTTTCCATACTTGCGGGACGAACATGAGGATGACCCCAACAACTATACGATCATGTCGCAGCCACATCAGGCATCAACCATACAACCCCACTCGAAATACAGCTCTGGTAGTAACTCAAACACAATCGCTCAAAGTTCAAAACAGGCCAGTGGAAAGCTCCAGTCCGCGTTTAATGAACAAACTCTGAGCCGAAAGTCTCCAGGATCTCCATCAAATGTGCCCAAGTCTTTAAGAGAGAtgtttgaagaatatgacGAGTCTACTCAAGAACTGGACaatgtttttgaagacccCAGACTACCGGCGCTCTCATCAGTGAAGGAGGGACACCGCACTGAATCGCCCACTATTGAAATTCCTGACATGGAGAGCTTGGCTCAAATATCCTCAACAAATAAAGAGCTCTCTAGTGCAAGTCAAAGCAATAAGAGCAACTCCTCAAAAATTGGGCACAAACAAATGTCGCATGATACCTTACCAGTATTAAACAGACCACCAGCATTGGTGCATTCACAATCagcttctgctgctcttgaacCTAGAAACGGCTCTCCATCATCGACGCGTCCTCGAAAGAAAACAATCTCGAACACACACGGCTCCCATAATGTTTTCACTCAGTCTGCCCCTCGTCTGCCTCTTTCACAAGGACCAAACCATGAAGCATCGCTAAGACATCAAACGCCTTCCCCTGTTGCACCGAATCCTGGTGCCCATGATCAAAATGTTGCGCTAAGCCCATCAAAATCGATGAGAGCTTTACACTCTAGTGGCAACCCTATGCTACAGCCAATTAATTTCAAAATGAGTGCTGATAACCTGACACATTCGTCTACTAACAAGGAAGGAGCCACTAATGGTCACGCATCTCAGGTTGGAAATTCCGTTCCGAACCCTAAGATCGGTCCAGTTCCTAATCCAGTTAAATCGAAGCGAGAAAAGCCTTCTCTTAGAATTCAAATGCCAGTACCCAATCCTTCGGTGAACTTGATGTCAGCATTGACCAGCGAAGACGCGGAGAAAAGAGGCATTCTTACTAACCTCAATACTGGACATTCCAATTCTGAAAATATAAATCAGTTTGGTATCAATCCTGCTCTTGTCGGTAACGTCACATCAATGACGCCCGTCACTGAGAAAGACTCACAGTTGGGAGAACCACTTGAAATCAGGGATGCTCAAACTAGAAATCAACCGTCATCTGCgcagaaaaaaatgtctGCAATGCTGGGGCCAAAAACTGCTCCTATTACCTCAAGTGCCGCCAATAACTATTTCGTTCCTCGAGTTAATCCTACGCAGGCTGCACATTCTGGAGCCAGTATCTCTGCTAGTACTACTCCAGTGAGCGCGAAACAGCCACCGAAGTTCCCACCTATTCCGCCGATCAAGAGCGAGCTCTTCAGCGATAGCACGCCTAAGGCAAACCTTACAGCTGAACTAGAACAAATGCTCAAGCTTTTTAGCCAGGGTTTAGATGCTTTGGAACACAGTTTGCATTCATAA
- a CDS encoding mitochondrial 37S ribosomal protein bS1m, producing the protein MKNQSLYQLFKDSRLAQVATPLGKSLRGSGKIAPTHQILFAPKGSSSRSEYGLKTPLPKQVGVSHIVMNSMDNSNGIPDVEKFSSPHYNRLKFQESGIVLKKSHGNANPLFAWDTSKTVNNSSSVEDDSLLSQLNLGMNANLNNIKKVLKANPTLAKDFKSWLLKKSPESIVFKIPSKLEQLLKEFLSSPENVNKHRSSLNDLTRKFGKVSTRSSPRVVQGTGGLSYNQKGRLNNTPNGVKHGVIAPGRLVGDREATIGGFVASVNERTTILQNNFINNAPGKHARQFVLPFKVSEAELTPSGGVRMYADGVRVGSWIQRTESGPSYANRSNYVASNPNFGSLSERNSRDAEALENLLGLVSKNKS; encoded by the coding sequence ATGAAAAATCAAAGCTTATATCAGCTCTTCAAGGACTCCAGGTTAGCTCAGGTGGCAACGCCTTTGGGAAAATCTCTTAGAGGATCGGGTAAAATAGCACCAACCCACCAGATCCTCTTTGCACCCAAGGGAAGTTCTTCCCGCTCAGAGTACGGTCTCAAAACACCTTTACCTAAGCAGGTGGGGGTATCTCACATTGTCATGAACTCCATGGATAACTCCAACGGCATTCCAGACGTGGAGAAATTTTCAAGTCCGCATTACAACAGATTGAAGTTCCAGGAGTCTGGGATcgtgttgaagaaatctcATGGCAATGCGAATCCTTTATTCGCATGGGACACATCTAAAACTGTCAACAACTCGTCTAGTGTCGAAGATGATAGCCTTTTATCGCAGCTCAACCTTGGCATGAACGCCAACCTcaacaatatcaagaagGTTCTCAAAGCCAACCCCACGCTAGCCAAGGACTTCAAACTGTGgctattgaagaagtcaccGGAGTCAATTGTGTTTAAGATTCCTTCAAAGCTCGAACAGCTTTTAAAGGAGTTTCTCTCCAGCCCAGAGAATGTAAACAAGCATCGTTCCTCACTTAACGACTTGACGAGAAAGTTTGGTAAGGTCTCCACCAGATCCTCCCCTAGAGTAGTTCAAGGTACCGGGGGTCTCTCATACAATCAGAAAGGTCGTCTTAATAACACACCAAATGGTGTCAAGCATGGCGTCATTGCTCCAGGTCGACTTGTTGGCGACAGAGAAGCTACCATCGGCGGCTTTGTTGCCTCAGTGAACGAAAGAACAACTATATTGCAGAAtaacttcatcaacaatgcACCAGGTAAACATGCAAGACAATTTGTGCTCCCATTCAAAGTCAGTGAGGCGGAACTTACGCCAAGTGGTGGCGTTAGAATGTATGCTGATGGGGTTAGAGTTGGCTCCTGGATCCAAAGAACGGAGAGTGGTCCATCATACGCCAACAGATCCAACTACGTGGCGTCAAACCCCAACTTTGGCAGTCTTTCTGAAAGAAACAGTAGAGATGCCGAGGCTCTAGAGAATTTATTGGGCTTGGTCTCCAAAAACAAGTCGTAA
- the MDM10 gene encoding Mdm10p, producing the protein MEYLQRCFHKATDWNEDNKFNNITATSQALLDFPIPNGARLEVSSRATEHSASSLTLSNYQSINGSLAYMYTSVPLKNSTGTKDVSLQDAIAGFRIIEPYHQITKQSRKPRNDKASLVYGRMYFPGSALEAMIIKKISKQTQLLIKCINNPHLKRNGTMIVYLQKNAPRFSQEYIYSTNEALFGFRCLYNFGNDRPATPPLIPKFDNSVVSVGAEFWYAAMSMSPGLSTALRYSTRSTSTGKPLTMTISCNPILGHISSTYNVKTSVASTVCSKYDFNWYSYASNLSIGFELYNFSKPSTIKSNHLRRSDPSIHHENLAPLIHEHQLENSTRDPHHNKIDHTRILNPIPGQHSRSADLYSPSRLRTEQDIKNQTVMTAFQSLVSESNFSSVLKASVSLSDRMLKLLWVGRYKEFLVSSGVKIGVDPVKNVPELGKFGVSFSYAS; encoded by the coding sequence ATGGAATATCTACAGCGATGCTTCCACAAAGCCACCGACTGGAATGAAGATAACAAGTTCAATAACATCACTGCGACATCGCAAGCACTCTTGGACTTCCCAATTCCCAATGGCGCTAGGCTAGAAGTTCTGTCGAGGGCCACAGAACACCTGGCCCTGTCGTTAACCCTTCTGAACTACCAGTCCATCAATGGTTCCTTAGCATATATGTATACTTCAGTCCCGTTGAAGAATTCCACGGGTACTAAGGATGTTTCACTTCAGGACGCTATTGCTGGGTTTCGCATCATCGAGCCCTATCACCAGATCACCAAGCAAAGCAGGAAGCCCAGGAACGATAAGGCGTCATTGGTTTACGGTAGGATGTACTTCCCTGGGTCAGCGCTTGAAGCTATGATCATAAAGAAGATTTCAAAGCAAACACAGCTTTTGATCAAATGTATAAACAATCCACATTTAAAGAGGAACGGCACCATGATCGTCTACTTGCAAAAAAACGCCCCCAGATTCTCTCAAGAATACATATACTCCACAAATGAGGCACTCTTTGGCTTCAGATGTCTTTATAACTTTGGCAATGATCGTCCAGCAACGCCGCCGCTAATACCAAAGTTTGACAATTCTGTTGTTTCTGTTGGTGCAGAGTTCTGGTACGCAGCGATGTCTATGAGTCCAGGACTCTCAACAGCATTACGCTACTCCACCAGATCTACCTCCACTGGCAAACCGCTCACAATGACCATATCCTGCAATCCTATCTTGGGACATATTTCATCCACCTATAATGTCAAAACGTCTGTTGCATCGACAGTATGTTCCAAGTATGACTTCAACTGGTATTCATATGCCAGCAATTTATCCATTGGTTTTGAGTTAtacaacttctccaagccTTCTACGATCAAATCAAATCACCTCCGACGCTCTGATCCAAGTATACATCACGAGAATCTAGCGCCTCTCATTCACGAACACCAGCTTGAGAATTCTACTAGAGATCCGCATCACAACAAGATTGATCACACAAGAATATTGAATCCAATACCTGGACAACATTCTCGCTCTGCGGACTTGTACAGTCCACTGAGACTACGAACTGAGCAGGATATCAAGAATCAGACAGTCATGACGGCTTTTCAAAGTCTCGTTAGCGAAAGTAATTTTTCCTCGGTCTTGAAGGCATCAGTCAGCTTGAGTGACCGGATGCTTAAGCTACTTTGGGTTGGTCGCTACAAGGAGTTCTTGGTGAGTTCAGGTGTGAAGATCGGCGTCGATCCTGTGAAGAACGTACCAGAGCTCGGCAAATTTGGAGTGTCATTTTCTTATGCATCATAG
- a CDS encoding acetate uptake transporter family protein, which yields MSSSLNSEKYPASHDSAPISNVQLSGDGDEFVILGGKRYYRHELMRAFGGTLVSERYAPYPKHQFGNAAALGLASFGLTTFVLGLYLAGAMGISKPNVVVGLCFFYGGFVEAFAGIWELVIGNCFAGTVLVSFGMGFWISFGALNVEAFGIAAAYGDDVDQLNAGIGLYLLGWGIFCFMMLVLTFKTTVVFMSLFLTLDCAFFVLAGHYFTGSAGCLKAGGILCVISSICGWYCAFAGVANKQNSYVIPTAIPLPLFGRG from the coding sequence ATGTCATCGTCATTGAATTCCGAAAAATATCCTGCTTCTCACGATAGTGCTCCCATCAGCAACGTCCAGCTTTCTGGAGATGGAGATGAGTTTGTAATTCTAGGTGGGAAAAGATATTACCGTCATGAGCTCATGAGGGCGTTCGGCGGAACACTTGTGTCTGAAAGGTATGCGCCATATCCCAAACATCAATTTGGTAATGCAGCAGCCTTAGGTCTTGCCTCTTTCGGCTTGACCACTTTTGTATTGGGACTCTACTTGGCCGGAGCAATGGGCATCAGTAAGCCCAACGTTGTCGTTGGTTTATGTTTCTTTTATGGCggttttgttgaagcatTTGCCGGTATTTGGGAGCTTGTCATTGGAAACTGCTTCGCTGGAACAGTGTTGGTAAGTTTCGGGATGGGCTTCTGGATCAGCTTTGGAGCATTGAACGTAGAGGCCTTTGGCATTGCGGCAGCATACGGCGATGATGTCGATCAACTCAATGCGGGCATTGGGTTATACTTGCTCGGCTGGGGTATCTTCTGTTTTATGATGCTTGTGCTTACTTTCAAGACCACGGTGGTATTCATGTCATTGTTCTTGACTTTGGATTGTGCATTTTTCGTTTTGGCTGGCCATTACTTCACTGGAAGTGCAGGCTGCTTAAAAGCAGGAGGTATTCTCTGTGTTATTTCATCCATATGTGGGTGGTATTGCGCTTTTGCTGGTGTGGCGAATAAACAAAACTCTTACGTTATTCCAACTGCCATTCCTCTCCCCTTGTTTGGCAGAGGTTGA
- the LAS1 gene encoding rRNA-processing protein LAS1: MSTKGRVITPYRDNLELIRLRECFYGATSVSVKRSALNLVKVLQTRGKLPHAIDATAALVNLELMGEMDHEPLRHAYCSTMTRLVNGLLDPFQQASVALPLSRLAKEIGLSYSFVEIRHMATHEGLPSLDRLRQIALEAKSWLYENYWAMIEQNQAVCERGDYHSPASTSIENISTDLKTYKRLRKQDVDVTPSQCEDREISSKYQTIFKSLRLGLRIPEFQSKLAKELIFNFLIYTDIRGREESRRAKFKTLVKIYGPLLQELGVDFQAKLLCFLIQYSSDYSSYRFSESEQSQAISWVRYLLREILEKSTEKDQIMSDNIKTSIDTHLSLLENSSFLMKEIRAALQGIDTSGVASTSSQNKFALPPTLDEILSSNKKQRLSDSPTPQPVPMSANVQTLSNEGSLVFPEFTNWRPQPFGYRGRTR, translated from the coding sequence ATGAGCACTAAAGGGAGGGTAATCACCCCGTATAGAGACAATCTAGAGCTCATTCGACTACGAGAGTGCTTCTATGGTGCTACAAGCGTCTCAGTAAAGCGACTGGCACtcaacttggtgaaggtCTTGCAAACTCGAGGAAAGCTACCTCACGCGATAGATGCTACAGCAGCACTAGTGAACTTGGAGTTGATGGGGGAAATGGATCATGAGCCCCTTCGCCACGCATACTGCTCGACCATGACAAGACTAGTAAACGGACTTTTGGACCCGTTTCAGCAGGCGTCAGTGGCTTTGCCCTTGCTGAGATTGGCGAAAGAGATTGGGCTACTGTACTCGTTTGTGGAGATACGACACATGGCCACTCACGAGGGGCTTCCATCTTTGGATAGGTTGAGACAAATTGCGTTGGAAGCAAAGTCGTGGCTTTACGAGAATTATTGGGCGATGATTGAACAGAATCAAGCAGTGTGCGAGAGAGGCGATTACCACAGCCCGGCAAGCACTCTGATTGAGAATATCTCCACTGACTTGAAAACATACAAGCGATTGAGGAAGCAGGATGTCGATGTGACGCCTCTGCAGTGCGAAGATAGAGAAATACTGAGTAAGTATCAAACAATCTTCAAATCACTCAGGTTGGGGCTACGTATTCCAGAGTTTCAGAGCAAGCTTGCGAAAGAATTGattttcaactttctcataTACACTGATATAAGAGGCAGGGAAGagtcaagaagagcaaaattCAAGACCCTTGTGAAAATATACGGGCCATTATTGCAAGAATTGGGTGTTGACTTTCAGGCAAAGTTGCTTTGCTTCCTTATTCAGTACAGCTCAGACTACTCGAGCTACAGATTCTCTGAGCTGGAACAGCTGCAAGCCATATCCTGGGTGCGTTACTTATTGCGGGAGATTTTAGAGAAAAGTACGGAGAAGGATCAGATTATGCTGGACAATATCAAGACCAGCATAGACACTCACCTAAGTCTACTAGAGAACTCCTCATTTCTAATGAAAGAAATAAGAGCTGCTTTGCAAGGAATTGATACAAGTGGTGTTGCTAGTACACTGTCACAGAATAAGTTTGCATTGCCCCCAACTCTAGACGAAATCCTAAGCTCCAATAAGAAACAAAGATTGAGCGACCTGCCAACTCCACAGCCCGTACCAATGTCAGCAAATGTGCAGACGTTGCTGAATGAAGGTTCGCTAGTGTTTCCCGAATTCACCAACTGGAGACCCCAGCCGTTTGGTTACCGTGGTAGGACCAGATAA